One window from the genome of Pseudomonadota bacterium encodes:
- a CDS encoding type II toxin-antitoxin system RelE/ParE family toxin: MIQSWGSSVTRRFAESGKLRGFAGLDVDAAVDLLASLNAATSLSDLSPLKSVGLHKLKGDRRGQWAMTVNGPWRICFRFRDGDAYDVEIVNYHKG; the protein is encoded by the coding sequence ATGATTCAATCATGGGGATCGTCGGTAACCCGTCGCTTTGCCGAGTCGGGGAAGCTACGCGGGTTCGCCGGATTGGATGTGGACGCCGCTGTGGATCTTCTCGCCTCGCTAAACGCGGCGACTTCGCTGAGTGATCTGAGCCCGCTGAAAAGTGTTGGACTGCACAAGCTAAAGGGCGATCGGCGAGGCCAGTGGGCAATGACCGTTAATGGACCATGGCGAATCTGTTTTCGTTTTCGCGACGGCGACGCGTACGACGTCGAGATCGTCAACTATCACAAAGGTTAG
- a CDS encoding HigA family addiction module antitoxin has product MLPVHPGRILSRELKARDLSANRLALALRVPSGRITEIVNGKRGISAETALRLAAYFGTAPQFWMNLQSQFELAVAERELGDRIKAEVENAA; this is encoded by the coding sequence ATGCTACCCGTACACCCAGGACGTATTCTCTCTCGCGAACTCAAGGCGCGCGATCTCTCAGCCAACCGACTTGCTTTGGCACTGCGTGTACCATCCGGGCGCATCACCGAGATCGTAAACGGCAAGCGAGGCATCAGCGCCGAAACGGCCTTGCGCCTCGCCGCATACTTCGGCACAGCACCTCAGTTTTGGATGAACCTGCAAAGCCAGTTCGAACTGGCTGTTGCCGAACGTGAGCTGGGGGACAGGATCAAGGCCGAAGTCGAAAACGCGGCATAG